The Pygocentrus nattereri isolate fPygNat1 chromosome 1, fPygNat1.pri, whole genome shotgun sequence genome window below encodes:
- the guca1a gene encoding guanylyl cyclase-activating protein 1: MGNSTGSTVDDLQAVEMHLWYKKFMTECPSGQLTLHEFKQFFGLRGLDPEANAYIEQMFRTFDMNKDGYIDFMEYVAALSLVMRGKMEHKLRWYFRLYDVDGNGCIDRHELLNIIKAIRAINGSDAQDLTAEEFTNRVFDRIDVNGDGELSLEEFVEGARSDDDFMEVMVKSLDLTHIVAMIHNRRHSI, translated from the exons ATGGGGAATTCTACAGGCTCCACTGTGGACGATCTTCAGGCTGTGGAGATGCACTTGTGGTACAAGAAGTTCATGACTGAGTGTCCATCAGGTCAGCTCACGCTGCACGAGTTTAAGCAGTTTTTCGGGCTGCGGGGACTGGACCCCGAGGCTAATGCTTACATAGAACAGATGTTTCGCACTTTCGACATGAACAAG GACGGTTATATAGACTTCATGGAGTACGTGGCAGCTTTGAGTCTGGTGATGCGAGGCAAGATGGAGCACAAACTGCGGTGGTACTTCAGACTGTATGATGTTGATGGCAACGGCTGCATTGACAGACACGAGCTGCTCAATATCATAAAG gCCATCCGTGCCATTAACGGCAGTGATGCGCAGGATCTGACTGCTGAAGAGTTCACAAACCGCGTGTTCGACAGGATAGATGTTAATGGGGATG GCGAGCTGTCTCTGGAAGAGTTTGTAGAAGGAGCGCGGAGTGATGATGACTTCATGGAGGTGATGGTGAAGAGTCTGGATCTCACTCACATTGTCGCCATGATCCACAACCGCAGGCACAGCATATAA